From a single Calothrix sp. NIES-2098 genomic region:
- a CDS encoding GGDEF domain-containing protein, which yields METPQNDLLTGLPSSRLLPKYFEQLASEQEQFGFLLLDVDGLGYFNYHYGFQEADEKLKQLANLIARVIPEDAEVFRSGGDEFVVFLSKRQMAEVVSIAREVWNQIKQEFSSVPPLERFYLLPDKSFLTIQASFTVSCGIAFYPAHGTDLGALYIAAEKAMWRGGKHLHGGVLTLAEFENNY from the coding sequence ATGGAAACTCCTCAGAATGACCTCTTAACAGGATTACCCTCTTCTCGCTTGCTACCAAAGTATTTTGAACAGTTAGCAAGCGAACAAGAGCAGTTTGGCTTTCTTTTGCTAGATGTTGATGGATTGGGCTACTTTAACTATCATTACGGCTTTCAAGAAGCTGATGAAAAACTTAAACAGCTTGCTAATCTCATTGCGCGGGTAATTCCAGAAGATGCAGAGGTTTTCCGATCTGGCGGAGATGAGTTTGTCGTTTTTCTCAGTAAACGACAAATGGCTGAAGTTGTTTCCATCGCCAGAGAGGTTTGGAACCAAATCAAACAGGAGTTTTCTTCTGTTCCCCCATTAGAAAGATTTTATTTATTGCCTGATAAAAGTTTTTTGACGATTCAGGCTTCTTTTACAGTTTCATGCGGAATTGCGTTTTATCCAGCACATGGTACGGATTTGGGTGCTTTATATATAGCAGCGGAGAAAGCGATGTGGCGAGGTGGTAAGCATTTGCATGGAGGTGTGCTGACTTTAGCAGAGTTTGAAAACAATTATTAG
- a CDS encoding GCN5-related N-acetyltransferase, whose product MRVRPAIPDDVSLIFSFIKKKAEFDRNIGAFSGELQVSEAKIRKTLFGKIPFSYVLFAEIAECEIGFALYGFRYSSFAGQPSIWLDDLYVDEEMRSQGAGAALMSHVAKIANQNDCTHIAWNTDVRNIRGLNFYYRLGADITEQKGNRCFLMWTP is encoded by the coding sequence ATGAGAGTCAGACCAGCTATCCCTGATGATGTATCGCTGATTTTCTCGTTCATCAAGAAGAAGGCAGAATTCGATCGCAATATAGGCGCTTTCTCTGGTGAGTTACAAGTATCGGAAGCCAAAATACGCAAAACACTGTTTGGCAAAATTCCTTTTTCTTACGTTTTGTTTGCAGAGATTGCAGAATGCGAAATTGGATTTGCTTTGTATGGATTTAGGTATTCATCATTTGCAGGTCAACCGAGTATTTGGCTCGATGATTTATATGTAGATGAAGAAATGAGAAGCCAAGGAGCCGGAGCCGCATTGATGAGCCATGTTGCTAAAATCGCCAATCAAAATGACTGTACTCATATTGCATGGAACACTGATGTTCGTAATATTCGCGGTTTGAATTTTTATTATCGCTTAGGTGCAGACATCACAGAGCAGAAAGGTAATCGATGTTTCTTGATGTGGACTCCGTGA
- a CDS encoding TspO and MBR like protein, whose product MVESWIVIGAVTFFIALGSFLITPHDVKWFALLSRPQWLIFEPLIPLIWTVIFVCGAASANIIWQKNPGSGITWLLMGLYLLLEIITVAYIPLMLRLRSLEVGERIGLGGLILSVVLAICVLPISWVAALLLVPYLVWSPIGTYTTDELRHLNPEDA is encoded by the coding sequence ATGGTTGAATCTTGGATAGTAATTGGGGCTGTCACATTCTTCATTGCACTTGGTAGTTTCTTGATCACACCCCATGATGTCAAATGGTTTGCACTGTTAAGTCGTCCCCAATGGCTAATTTTTGAGCCACTAATACCGCTAATTTGGACTGTAATTTTTGTTTGCGGTGCAGCTTCAGCTAATATCATCTGGCAAAAAAATCCCGGAAGTGGAATTACTTGGCTGCTAATGGGTTTGTACCTGTTATTAGAAATTATCACCGTAGCTTACATTCCGCTAATGTTGAGGTTACGGAGTCTGGAAGTAGGGGAAAGGATTGGGTTAGGCGGTCTAATTTTAAGTGTGGTTTTGGCAATTTGCGTTTTACCAATTTCTTGGGTAGCAGCGCTATTACTTGTTCCTTATTTAGTTTGGAGTCCTATCGGGACATACACTACTGACGAGTTAAGACATCTAAATCCTGAAGATGCTTAG
- a CDS encoding NmrA family protein: MKAFVAGATGETGRRIVQELIARNIPVRALVRDTEKARGILPPEAELVVGDVLNPQTLTAALGDSTVLLCATGAKPSFDPTGPYKVDFEGTKNLVDAAKAKGIEHFVFVSSLCTSQLFHPLNLFWLILVWKKQAEEYLQKSGLTYTIVRPGGLKNEDNSDSIVMQGADTLFDGSIPRQKVAQVCVEALFEPAARNKVTEIVAKPEATSKSFGELFANVA, from the coding sequence ATGAAAGCATTTGTAGCAGGGGCAACAGGTGAAACAGGTCGCCGGATTGTACAAGAACTAATAGCACGCAACATTCCCGTCCGTGCTTTAGTCAGGGATACTGAGAAAGCTAGGGGGATATTGCCTCCTGAGGCTGAGTTAGTAGTGGGCGATGTGTTGAATCCCCAAACCCTGACGGCTGCTTTAGGAGATAGTACAGTCCTACTGTGTGCCACTGGAGCAAAGCCCAGCTTTGACCCTACTGGGCCCTATAAGGTGGATTTTGAAGGTACTAAAAACTTAGTAGATGCTGCTAAAGCGAAGGGAATAGAGCATTTTGTCTTTGTTTCTTCTTTATGTACTTCCCAGTTATTCCATCCACTAAACTTGTTCTGGCTGATTTTGGTTTGGAAGAAACAAGCTGAGGAGTATCTCCAAAAAAGCGGTCTGACCTATACAATTGTGCGACCAGGTGGGTTGAAAAATGAAGATAACTCCGACTCGATAGTGATGCAGGGCGCTGATACGTTGTTTGATGGTAGCATTCCTCGGCAAAAAGTTGCCCAAGTGTGTGTAGAGGCTCTATTTGAACCAGCCGCACGCAATAAAGTTACCGAGATTGTCGCTAAACCAGAGGCTACCTCTAAAAGCTTTGGTGAGTTATTTGCTAACGTTGCTTGA
- a CDS encoding glycoside hydrolase family protein, with protein sequence MKGGDPYLRALMRTISASEANSKRPYSLLYGGQQVRDLSRHPEICVAIVTGPNTGNCSTAAGRYQIINTTWYQIAPRYHPKPMQIMFWTAYSFEAEYQDVVVYRWLSDSKFWGIDIAQQLQQGKLNDVLRRLSPTWTSLGYGIETNSISSSLPKIYQKMLKEELKAVNQSPSANFRPTPTPSLTPRPIQISPNNKNTTIPPHRGSSGALELRLNNL encoded by the coding sequence ATGAAAGGTGGCGATCCTTATCTACGTGCTTTAATGCGAACTATCTCCGCCAGCGAAGCCAACAGCAAACGCCCCTATTCTCTGCTTTATGGTGGTCAGCAGGTGCGTGACCTCAGCCGTCATCCGGAGATATGTGTCGCCATTGTCACTGGCCCCAATACAGGTAATTGTTCTACTGCTGCTGGTAGATATCAAATTATTAATACCACTTGGTATCAAATCGCTCCGCGCTACCATCCAAAACCAATGCAAATTATGTTTTGGACTGCTTATAGTTTTGAAGCTGAGTATCAAGATGTGGTAGTTTACCGTTGGTTGAGCGACTCCAAATTTTGGGGAATTGATATTGCTCAACAGTTGCAACAAGGGAAGTTAAACGATGTTTTGCGGCGGTTATCACCTACTTGGACAAGTCTAGGCTACGGCATAGAAACGAATTCTATTAGTAGCTCTTTACCCAAAATTTATCAGAAAATGTTGAAAGAGGAATTAAAAGCAGTTAATCAATCACCTTCAGCAAATTTCCGACCAACTCCAACCCCAAGCTTAACTCCTAGACCGATACAAATCTCTCCTAACAATAAAAATACAACTATTCCTCCTCATCGAGGTAGTAGTGGAGCCTTAGAACTGAGATTAAATAACCTTTAG
- a CDS encoding fatty acid desaturase: protein MIELEQPPHQNQLNPTFSSNFLSPGLIIAILIISIWAISLGFLISLDISHLNCLLLMLLLLWQTFLYTGLFITCHDAMHGSVCPYHPQINHFIGKLCISLYGLLPYQTLLKKHWLHHHNPASNLDPDFHDGKHKNFFAWYFYFMKNYWSWGQIIAVTIVYQSLHLLLHIPKANLNYFWVIPSILSSLQLFYFGTFIPHKEPIGGYIQPHKAQTIKRPIWWSLIACYHFGYHEEHHEFPHVPWWQLPEVYKMGKNFS, encoded by the coding sequence ATGATCGAATTAGAGCAACCACCTCATCAAAACCAACTTAATCCGACATTTAGTAGTAACTTCTTATCTCCAGGGCTGATAATTGCAATTCTTATTATTAGTATATGGGCTATTAGCTTAGGATTTTTGATTTCCCTCGATATTTCGCATCTCAACTGCTTGTTATTAATGTTGCTCCTACTTTGGCAAACATTTTTATATACAGGATTATTTATTACCTGCCATGATGCTATGCATGGGTCTGTATGCCCCTATCATCCCCAGATTAATCATTTTATCGGTAAATTGTGTATCTCTCTTTATGGTCTTTTACCCTATCAAACATTATTAAAAAAGCATTGGTTACACCACCATAACCCAGCTAGCAATCTAGATCCAGATTTTCATGATGGCAAACATAAAAATTTCTTTGCTTGGTATTTTTATTTTATGAAAAATTACTGGAGTTGGGGACAGATTATAGCTGTAACGATTGTCTATCAAAGTTTACATTTGCTGTTGCATATCCCGAAAGCGAACCTAAATTACTTTTGGGTAATTCCCTCAATTTTAAGTTCATTACAATTGTTCTATTTTGGTACTTTTATCCCACATAAAGAGCCAATAGGTGGTTATATTCAGCCTCATAAAGCCCAAACTATTAAGCGCCCGATTTGGTGGTCATTGATTGCGTGCTATCATTTTGGCTACCACGAAGAACATCACGAATTTCCTCATGTTCCTTGGTGGCAGCTACCAGAAGTTTATAAAATGGGTAAGAATTTTTCTTAA
- a CDS encoding putative TPR domain protein, translated as MIEAIGLVMTGFWLFTIYDCIRNEPERQIWLWILLFVNFPGAVIYFLTRWIPRSSVPLPNYFNRWTHKRELWMAEAQAKNIGKAHQYVTLGNLLCDMGSYDKAEVAYNQALEKEPDNLQALWGAAFIAAKNHKFTSAKEYLHTILKIAPDYKYGDASLIYGETLFALQELDKAKIHLEQHIKNWSHPEAYLTLAKILSQQNDTQAARSYLETTIAKIRGSSYYHFKRNRHFISKAEKLLKTL; from the coding sequence ATGATAGAAGCTATAGGTTTGGTGATGACCGGATTCTGGTTATTTACGATCTATGACTGTATTCGTAACGAGCCAGAGAGACAAATATGGCTGTGGATTTTACTTTTTGTTAATTTTCCTGGGGCCGTTATCTATTTTTTAACGCGTTGGATACCGAGAAGTAGTGTCCCACTCCCCAATTATTTCAATCGCTGGACGCATAAGCGCGAACTTTGGATGGCGGAAGCACAAGCGAAGAATATTGGAAAAGCTCATCAATACGTTACTTTAGGAAATCTGCTTTGCGATATGGGAAGCTACGATAAAGCAGAAGTAGCCTATAACCAAGCTCTAGAAAAAGAACCAGATAATCTGCAAGCACTTTGGGGTGCAGCATTTATTGCAGCCAAAAATCATAAATTTACATCCGCTAAAGAGTATTTGCATACCATATTAAAAATCGCCCCAGATTATAAGTATGGCGATGCTTCTTTAATTTATGGCGAAACACTTTTTGCTTTACAAGAACTCGATAAAGCTAAAATACATTTAGAACAACATATAAAAAATTGGAGTCATCCAGAAGCATATCTGACTTTGGCTAAAATTCTCTCTCAGCAAAACGATACTCAAGCAGCACGTAGTTATCTAGAAACTACGATCGCTAAAATCAGAGGTTCATCCTACTATCACTTCAAACGTAATCGTCATTTTATTAGTAAGGCAGAGAAGTTATTAAAAACTTTATAG
- a CDS encoding heat-inducible transcription repressor HrcA, translating into MQVQLTNRQQHILWATVRHYIATAEPVGSKALIEEYDLGVSSATIRNVMGVLEKSGLLYQPHTSAGRVPSDSGYRIYVDRLITPSETLAKEVELALQKRLQWEDWSLEALLQGAAQILATLSGCISLITMPQNNTALLRHLQLVQIETGRIVLIVVTDGYETHSRLMDLSPTREETKLDGEAIDRELQIVSNFLNSHLRGRSLLELANLDWSQLDREFQLYGEFLKNSVAELTRRMTPTTTQIMVRGVAEVLRQPEFSQLQQVQTIIHLLEEEQDQLSKLIFEEPEGEDRSKSRVNVRIGSENPLEPIRTCTLITSTYRRGSVPVGSVGVLGPTRLDYEGAIAVVAAAADYLSEAFSQ; encoded by the coding sequence ATGCAAGTCCAGTTGACAAATCGACAACAGCATATACTTTGGGCAACAGTACGTCACTACATTGCTACGGCAGAGCCTGTGGGATCGAAAGCTTTAATTGAAGAGTACGATCTAGGTGTTAGTTCCGCCACAATTCGCAATGTGATGGGTGTCCTAGAAAAATCTGGCTTACTGTACCAACCACACACATCTGCTGGACGAGTCCCTTCTGATTCAGGCTATCGCATTTATGTCGATCGCTTAATCACGCCTTCTGAAACTTTAGCCAAAGAAGTAGAGTTAGCACTGCAAAAACGCTTGCAATGGGAAGATTGGAGTTTAGAAGCCCTATTGCAAGGAGCAGCCCAAATCTTAGCAACCTTGAGTGGGTGTATCAGCTTGATTACCATGCCGCAAAATAATACAGCATTGTTGCGACATTTGCAATTGGTGCAAATTGAAACTGGGCGAATCGTGCTGATTGTCGTTACCGATGGTTATGAAACTCATTCCAGACTGATGGATTTGTCACCGACGCGAGAAGAGACTAAACTCGATGGGGAAGCTATAGATCGCGAATTACAAATTGTTTCTAACTTTTTGAATAGCCACCTACGGGGACGCAGTCTGCTGGAATTAGCCAATCTTGACTGGAGTCAATTAGATCGGGAATTTCAACTTTATGGTGAATTCTTGAAAAATTCTGTTGCAGAATTGACTCGTCGAATGACACCAACAACAACGCAAATAATGGTTCGAGGTGTAGCAGAGGTTTTGCGTCAGCCAGAATTTTCGCAATTACAGCAAGTACAGACAATTATCCATCTACTGGAAGAAGAACAAGACCAACTATCAAAATTAATCTTTGAAGAGCCAGAAGGTGAAGATCGGAGTAAATCACGGGTAAATGTGCGCATTGGCTCGGAAAACCCACTAGAACCAATACGTACCTGCACCTTGATTACTTCTACCTATCGCCGTGGTTCCGTACCAGTAGGGAGCGTAGGAGTTTTAGGGCCAACACGCTTAGATTATGAAGGTGCGATCGCAGTTGTAGCTGCGGCGGCCGATTATCTCTCGGAAGCTTTTAGTCAATAA
- a CDS encoding rhodanese domain-containing protein codes for MTANSIPQISVEELAQRLSTQDSSIQLVDVREPQELAIASIEGFVNFPLSEFAEWGDEIPTLLNPHAETLVLCHHGMRSAQMCQWLVAQGFTNVKNIAGGIDAYSVLVDRSIPQY; via the coding sequence ATGACAGCCAACTCAATTCCCCAAATTAGCGTTGAAGAACTGGCACAACGTCTATCTACTCAGGATTCTAGTATTCAACTAGTAGATGTGCGCGAACCTCAAGAATTAGCGATCGCCAGCATTGAGGGCTTTGTCAACTTCCCTTTGAGTGAATTTGCGGAATGGGGCGATGAAATACCCACCCTTTTGAATCCTCATGCTGAAACCCTGGTACTCTGCCATCACGGGATGCGTTCTGCTCAGATGTGTCAGTGGTTAGTTGCTCAAGGTTTTACAAACGTTAAAAACATAGCAGGTGGAATTGATGCTTACTCTGTCTTAGTCGATCGGTCAATTCCTCAGTATTAA
- a CDS encoding putative glutathione S-transferase has product MITLYKTPPAWNLPSLSPPCMKLETWLRMAKIPYKADTNVNLAAAPKGKIPFIEYQGNLIGDSTLIIEVLRQKEGIDLDEGLTATERAISLAFRRMLKENIYWGLGEIRFNVEENWQIYKELLSKYFPQMPTAELEPILESIRQSFRSQMYGHGMGRHSSEEIFLLISADFQALSDFLADKPFFMGDRPTTIDATLYAYVGNAIKPPFKHPIIDYVLQLSNLCQHYERMNQLFFSDTELDRGNA; this is encoded by the coding sequence ATGATTACTTTGTATAAAACACCTCCTGCGTGGAATTTACCAAGTCTTAGCCCTCCCTGCATGAAGCTGGAAACTTGGTTACGCATGGCCAAGATACCTTACAAAGCTGATACAAACGTTAATTTAGCAGCAGCCCCAAAAGGCAAGATACCATTCATTGAATATCAAGGTAACTTGATTGGTGATTCCACTTTAATTATTGAGGTGCTGAGACAAAAAGAAGGTATAGACCTTGATGAAGGGTTAACAGCTACTGAACGGGCTATATCTCTCGCTTTTCGTAGAATGCTCAAAGAGAATATTTACTGGGGTCTAGGTGAGATTCGCTTTAATGTTGAAGAGAATTGGCAAATTTATAAAGAACTGTTATCTAAGTACTTTCCTCAAATGCCAACAGCAGAATTAGAGCCAATTTTGGAAAGTATACGTCAAAGTTTTCGCTCTCAGATGTATGGTCATGGTATGGGGCGTCATAGCAGTGAGGAAATATTTCTGCTAATAAGTGCTGATTTTCAAGCACTTTCAGATTTCCTGGCTGATAAACCATTTTTTATGGGAGATAGACCTACAACAATAGATGCAACTTTGTACGCTTATGTCGGTAATGCCATTAAGCCACCCTTCAAACACCCGATTATTGATTATGTTCTTCAACTGTCAAATCTCTGCCAGCATTATGAGCGTATGAATCAGCTATTTTTCAGCGATACTGAGTTAGATCGTGGCAATGCTTGA
- the nrdJ gene encoding ribonucleoside-triphosphate reductase, adenosylcobalamin-dependent, intein containing encodes MVRELERKRQSAKFPETAPAANPVFFRTYSRRSPAGLRETWDEVCDRTLVGLVELGKLSREEAVILDKMQRNMKALPSGRWLWVGGTDWIAKPKNFSGAYNCTSTNLQDWKAFGLMMDLAMMGCGTGAIIEPRYINQLPPIRNRLNITVQGEIGATPKEQRREYTEISIQGNQVTIHVGDSREGWVKSYQTLLELSTDERFSREVQVFVDISDVRQAGETLKGFGGVANPVKLPTLYENCASILNKALGRQLNSVECCLLIDQAAVTIVAGNIRRSAGMRQFMADDQLGATAKDNLWQQDAEGNWRIDPERDALRMANHTRVFHRKPTLEESIEAVRKQYYSGEGAIQWAGEGVARANVDLLSTSALKIDFLKAYEQGTAKQWLQENYPNLDVEEIEHRLARFGLNPCVTAETWVHTEQGARQVKDLIGKQLSVYVNGELFSTTTDGFWLTGIKPILKVITQEGYELRLTGNHKLLKVTAQTQKRQYSEWVEAQDLSPGDYILLHNHRGVKPWDSFGTFDEGWLLGSLIGDGSIAKTQWGKTAYLRYWQDTQEEMGRYAVALLQNAVDFSTTTDSGCYHQQLKHRVINSSGLARLAADYGVTVEHKMPTDKIEQASYEFYRGFLRGLFDADGSVQGNQQKGVSVRLAQSNLGSLKVIQRMLARLGIISTIYQERRPESERYLPDSNRELALYCCKAQHELVISNDNIYYFQEIVGFQEPQKARRLQELLDGYKRKLNRERFAVKVKQILSDGFEAVYDCTVPGVSQFDANGIVAHNCGEIIGSNFHCNLSEVHLNQLDPHNYKEQEEAFTAGALSVAALLNHKFLEPRYQKSRELDPIVGVSFTGLFDFFVNAFGVDWLRWWEAGRPATPQGLVFKRQEAKYLSYWKDIVHRVVWDYCDRHNLKRPNRCTTVQPSGTKALLTGASSGWHPPKAQRFIRRITFRKNDPVALACIDYGYNVIPSQSDKDEQGNLLNDPFDPRVSEWLVEIPVAVPWADLPGADQIDVSKFSVLAQLDFVLQVQQYYVTHNTSATLELRSEEVEPLGQRIYEAIQNDEGYISAALLARFDDLQSFPRLPFEPIDKLTYERLSQEVKARRKTDDFCAVLSRYDLGELAEAGPSGCDSDKCMFPVQEPNS; translated from the coding sequence ATGGTTCGAGAGCTTGAAAGAAAACGCCAGAGTGCAAAGTTTCCGGAAACTGCCCCCGCAGCTAATCCTGTATTTTTCAGGACTTATAGCCGCCGCAGTCCGGCAGGTTTAAGGGAAACTTGGGATGAAGTATGCGATCGCACTCTTGTTGGCTTAGTCGAACTGGGGAAACTCAGCCGTGAAGAAGCAGTCATCTTAGACAAGATGCAGCGTAATATGAAAGCCTTGCCCAGTGGGCGCTGGTTATGGGTTGGTGGCACAGATTGGATAGCCAAGCCGAAAAACTTTTCTGGGGCTTACAATTGCACCTCTACCAACCTCCAAGACTGGAAAGCCTTTGGGTTGATGATGGATTTAGCAATGATGGGCTGTGGTACTGGAGCCATCATTGAACCGAGATATATTAATCAACTACCCCCAATCCGCAATCGCCTGAATATAACTGTACAGGGTGAAATTGGTGCTACTCCTAAAGAACAGCGTCGGGAGTATACAGAAATCTCTATACAGGGTAATCAAGTCACTATCCACGTTGGCGATAGCCGTGAAGGTTGGGTGAAATCTTATCAAACCTTATTAGAACTGTCTACAGATGAGAGATTTAGCAGGGAAGTTCAAGTATTCGTTGATATTAGTGATGTTCGTCAAGCCGGAGAAACTCTCAAGGGTTTTGGAGGAGTAGCAAATCCGGTTAAATTGCCTACACTTTACGAAAATTGTGCATCTATTCTGAATAAAGCTTTAGGTAGGCAATTAAATTCTGTTGAATGCTGCCTATTAATCGATCAAGCAGCTGTAACAATTGTTGCTGGCAATATCCGAAGAAGCGCGGGTATGCGTCAGTTCATGGCTGACGATCAATTAGGAGCTACAGCCAAAGATAATTTATGGCAGCAAGATGCAGAAGGTAACTGGAGAATTGATCCAGAACGTGATGCTCTGCGGATGGCAAATCATACTAGAGTGTTTCATCGCAAGCCGACATTAGAAGAATCTATTGAAGCTGTTCGCAAACAGTATTACAGTGGTGAAGGAGCGATTCAATGGGCTGGGGAAGGAGTAGCTAGAGCTAACGTTGATTTGCTATCAACATCAGCATTAAAAATTGATTTCCTCAAAGCTTACGAACAAGGAACAGCAAAACAGTGGTTACAAGAAAACTATCCAAATCTGGATGTTGAGGAGATAGAACACCGTTTAGCTAGGTTCGGATTAAATCCTTGTGTTACTGCTGAAACTTGGGTTCACACTGAACAAGGTGCACGACAAGTTAAAGATTTAATAGGCAAACAGTTGAGTGTATACGTCAATGGAGAACTATTTAGCACTACAACTGATGGCTTTTGGTTAACTGGAATTAAACCCATATTGAAAGTTATTACTCAAGAGGGCTATGAATTGCGTTTGACTGGCAATCATAAGCTTCTTAAGGTAACTGCTCAAACGCAAAAAAGGCAATACTCCGAATGGGTAGAGGCTCAAGATTTATCCCCAGGGGACTATATTTTGCTTCATAACCATCGTGGGGTAAAACCTTGGGATAGTTTTGGTACTTTTGATGAGGGTTGGTTGCTTGGGAGTCTGATTGGTGATGGAAGCATTGCAAAAACACAATGGGGAAAAACAGCATATCTACGATATTGGCAAGATACCCAAGAAGAAATGGGAAGATATGCAGTCGCATTACTTCAAAATGCTGTAGATTTTTCAACTACTACAGACTCTGGATGCTATCATCAACAACTCAAACATCGAGTGATTAACTCATCGGGGTTGGCTCGACTAGCAGCTGATTATGGTGTTACTGTAGAACACAAAATGCCAACAGATAAAATAGAGCAAGCCAGCTATGAGTTTTATCGTGGGTTCTTGCGTGGTTTGTTTGATGCTGATGGTAGTGTGCAAGGTAATCAGCAAAAAGGTGTTAGTGTCAGATTAGCACAAAGTAATCTTGGCTCTTTGAAGGTTATTCAAAGAATGCTGGCAAGATTGGGCATTATTTCCACGATTTATCAAGAACGCCGTCCTGAAAGTGAGCGTTATCTTCCTGATAGTAATCGTGAACTAGCATTGTATTGTTGTAAGGCACAACATGAGCTTGTTATTTCTAATGATAATATCTACTATTTTCAGGAAATTGTAGGATTTCAGGAGCCTCAAAAAGCTAGACGCTTACAAGAATTATTGGATGGATACAAACGAAAACTAAACCGTGAGAGATTTGCTGTTAAAGTCAAGCAAATTTTATCTGATGGCTTTGAAGCTGTTTATGACTGTACTGTACCAGGTGTTTCTCAGTTTGATGCTAATGGGATTGTTGCTCACAATTGTGGTGAAATTATTGGTAGTAACTTCCACTGTAATTTGTCAGAAGTTCACCTTAATCAACTTGACCCACATAACTATAAAGAACAAGAGGAAGCTTTCACTGCTGGGGCGCTTTCTGTAGCCGCGCTGTTAAATCATAAATTCCTTGAACCTCGCTATCAAAAAAGCCGCGAATTAGATCCAATTGTCGGGGTTTCTTTCACAGGGTTATTTGATTTCTTTGTCAATGCTTTTGGTGTTGATTGGTTGCGTTGGTGGGAAGCAGGAAGACCCGCTACTCCCCAAGGATTGGTATTTAAGCGCCAAGAAGCGAAATACCTAAGTTACTGGAAAGATATTGTACATCGGGTAGTTTGGGATTACTGCGATCGCCACAATCTCAAACGTCCAAATCGCTGTACAACTGTCCAGCCTAGCGGTACTAAAGCACTATTAACAGGTGCTAGTTCTGGATGGCATCCCCCTAAAGCCCAAAGATTTATTCGCCGGATCACTTTCCGCAAAAACGACCCTGTAGCCTTAGCTTGTATTGACTATGGTTACAACGTTATTCCTTCTCAATCTGACAAAGATGAACAGGGTAATTTACTTAACGATCCCTTCGATCCTCGTGTGAGTGAATGGTTAGTTGAAATTCCTGTTGCTGTACCTTGGGCTGATTTACCAGGAGCCGATCAAATTGATGTTTCTAAGTTCTCTGTCTTAGCTCAATTAGATTTTGTTCTGCAAGTTCAGCAGTATTATGTCACTCATAACACCTCTGCAACTTTAGAGCTACGTTCTGAAGAAGTGGAGCCTTTAGGACAGCGCATTTATGAAGCCATCCAGAATGATGAGGGATATATTTCGGCAGCACTTTTAGCTCGTTTTGATGATTTGCAATCATTTCCACGTTTGCCATTTGAACCCATAGATAAACTCACCTACGAGCGTTTATCTCAAGAAGTAAAAGCACGACGTAAAACAGATGATTTCTGTGCAGTGCTAAGTCGTTACGATCTAGGTGAATTGGCTGAGGCTGGACCATCTGGATGTGACTCTGATAAATGTATGTTTCCCGTGCAGGAACCAAACTCATAA
- a CDS encoding RP ribonucleotide reductase-like protein, whose protein sequence is MVRELETKYQSANFADIASAANPVLFRTYSRRSPAGLRSIRDQVCAGTLQSKKNTLALTKQGNEIKYINPIMQENRVNKAESFQPLLAVANIQPHNLLSLNVIGQAHENQNIPIIAHPTQGTTLPGALDLLPILSYGGVSVAVILAMNWFVQTHLKSITELVKVINKTKK, encoded by the coding sequence ATGGTTCGAGAGCTTGAAACAAAATACCAAAGTGCAAACTTTGCAGATATTGCATCCGCAGCTAATCCTGTATTGTTTAGAACCTATAGCCGCCGCAGTCCGGCTGGTTTGAGGTCAATACGGGATCAGGTATGCGCTGGCACTCTCCAAAGCAAAAAAAATACCCTTGCTTTGACGAAGCAGGGTAATGAAATAAAATACATCAACCCCATTATGCAAGAAAACAGAGTCAATAAGGCTGAAAGTTTCCAACCTCTACTTGCCGTTGCCAATATACAGCCACATAACTTACTTTCTCTAAATGTGATAGGCCAAGCACACGAAAACCAAAATATTCCGATTATTGCTCATCCAACCCAAGGAACTACACTACCTGGAGCCTTAGATTTATTGCCAATACTTAGCTATGGAGGAGTTTCAGTAGCTGTGATTCTTGCAATGAATTGGTTCGTCCAAACCCATCTCAAGTCGATTACTGAACTGGTGAAAGTAATTAACAAAACTAAAAAGTAA